The proteins below come from a single Gossypium raimondii isolate GPD5lz chromosome 2, ASM2569854v1, whole genome shotgun sequence genomic window:
- the LOC105787829 gene encoding mitochondrial uncoupling protein 5 → MGGVKSFIEGGIASIVAGCSTHPLDLIKVRMQLQGEAQGPNAAAQNLRPSLAFQTNSTPSSTVRLRQATAARIGPLATGIRIFKTEGFRALFSGVSATVLRQTLYSTTRMGIYDILKHKWTDKETNTMPLASKILAGLIAGGIGAAVGNPADVAMVRMQADGRLPLSQRRNYTSVVDALARMTKQEGITSLWRGSSMTVNRAMLVTASQLASYDQIKETILAKGWMKDGLCTHVVASFSAGFVAAVVSNPVDVIKTRVMNMKVVPGQRPPYTGALDCAMKTVKAEGPMALYKGFIPTISRQGPFTVVLFVTLEQELGGKRKRPNVKVTQSLEKHHNYSKNRHNKTTAQKRF, encoded by the exons atgggagGAGTCAAAAGTTTCATTGAAGGAGGCATTGCATCAATTGTCGCTGGTTGTTCAACCCACCCACTGGATTTAATCAAAGTTCGAATGCAGCTTCAAGGTGAAGCCCAGGGCCCTAACGCGGCTGCTCAAAATCTCCGCCCTTCTTTAGCTTTCCAGACCAACAGCACCCCCTCCTCTACTGTACGCCTCAGACAAGCCACGGCGGCGCGTATTGGACCTCTGGCTACTGGGATTCGGATCTTTAAAACCGAAGGCTTCAGAGCTCTTTTCTCAGGTGTTTCCGCCACCGTACTCCGCCAGACCCTTTATTCCACCACCCGGATGGGAATCTATGACATCCTGAAGCATAAATGGACCGATAAGGAAACGAATACCATGCCTCTCGCCAGCAAAATCCTCGCTGGGTTAATAGCCGGGGGTATCGGCGCTGCCGTCGGGAACCCAGCCGATGTTGCAATGGTTCGTATGCAAGCTGACGGACGCCTCCCTTTATCTCAACGCCGTAACTACACCAGCGTCGTTGACGCCCTCGCTCGCATGACCAAACAAGAAGGCATTACTTCCTTGTGGCGTGGCTCATCGATGACGGTGAACCGAGCCATGCTGGTGACGGCGTCGCAGTTGGCTTCCTACGATCAAATCAAAGAAACGATTTTGGCAAAAGGGTGGATGAAAGATGGGCTCTGTACACACGTGGTGGCGAGTTTCTCGGCTGGATTTGTGGCGGCGGTGGTATCGAATCCCGTTGACGTAATCAAGACAAGGGTAATGAACATGAAGGTGGTGCCTGGTCAAAGGCCACCGTATACCGGAGCTTTGGATTGTGCTATGAAAACAGTGAAGGCGGAAGGGCCGATGGCTTTGTATAAAGGGTTTATACCTACCATCTCCAGACAAGGGCCGTTCACGGTGGTGCTTTTCGTTACGTTGGAACAG GAACTtggagggaaaagaaaaaggccAAATGTCAAAGTCACACAGTCTCTCGAAAAACAccataattattccaaaaaccGACACAACAAAACAACAGCTCAGAAAAGATTCTAG
- the LOC105789788 gene encoding protein CURVATURE THYLAKOID 1D, chloroplastic-like — protein MKLSRSLTQPISPLPTISFFTPHPSFRPRLRPLPPSRTTAYRLHSRVLCFNNNPLLKAKASKETSDGEAALEEVAAVEKNVYDEKLTVEKLKEEPLAFQFSEKLNIKLDPEDAYSITLYGSATVVALWLASALVGAVDSIPLKNREELAAQIQDLKQRLVGLNDELRDRISSGSNLDF, from the exons ATGAAGCTCTCTAGAAGCCTCACCCAACCCATTTCCCCGCTCCCTACCATCAGCTTCTTCACTCCACATCCCTCTTTCCGTCCCCGTCTCCGCCCACTCCCGCCGTCTCGCACCACCGCCTACCGCCTCCATTCAC gGGTTTTGTGTTTTAATAATAACCCGTTGCTTAAAGCAAAAGCATCGAAAGAAACCTCGGACGGGGAGGCAGCATTGGAAGAAGTTGCAGCGGTTGAAAAGAATGTGTACGATGAAAAGCTGACAGTGGAAAAACTTAAAGAAGAGCCTTTGGCGTTTCAGTTTTCAGAGAAACTTAATATAAAG CTTGACCCTGAGGATGCATATTCAATTACCTTATATGGAAGTGCTACTGTGGTTGCTTTATGGCTAGCTTCAGCTCTTGTGGGTGCtgttgattcaattccattg AAAAACAGGGAGGAGTTGGCTGCTCAAATTCAAGACCTTAAGCAACGGCTTGTTGGCTTAAATGATGAGCTTAGAGATCGTATTTCGTCTGGGTCTAATTTGGACTTTTAA